The segment GCAGGATTATGTCTTCTCTATACAGCAGGATTATGTCTTCTCTATACAGCAGGATTATGTCTTCTCTATACAGCAGGATTATGTCTTCTCTATACAGCAGGATTATGTCTTCTCTATACAGCAGGATTATGTCTTCTCTATACAGCAGGATTATGTCCTCTCTATACAGCAGGATTATGTCTTCTCTATACAGCAGGATTATGTCTTCTCTATACAGCAGGATTATGTCTTCTCTATACAGCAGGATTATGTCTTCTCTATACAGCAGGATTATGTCCTCTCTATACAGCAGGATTATGTCCTCTCTATACAGCAGGATTATGTCCTCTCTATACAGCAGGATTATGTATTCTCTATACAGCAGGATTATGTCCTCTCTATACAGCAGGATTATGTCCTCTCTATACAGCAGGATTATGTCTTCTCTATACAGCAGGATTATGTCCTCTCTATACAGCAGGATTATGTCTTCTCTATACAGCAGGATTATGTCTTCTCTATACAGCAGGATTATGTCCTCTCTATACAGCAGGATTATGTCTTCTCTATACAGCAGGATTATGTATTCTCTATACAGCAGGATTATGTCCTCTCTATACAGCAGGATTATGTATTCTCTATACAGCAGGATTATGTCTTCTCTATACAGCAGGATTATGTCCTCTCTATATAGCAGGATTATGTCCTCTCTATACAGCAGGATTATGTCTTCTCTATACAGCAGGATTATGTCCTCTCTATACAGCAGGATTATGTATTCTCTATACAGCAGGATTATGTCTTCTCTATATAGCAGGATTATGTCCTCTCTATATAGCAGGATTATGTCTTCTCTATACAGCAGCATATGTCCTCTCTATACAACACGATATGTCCTCTCTATACGGCAGGATTATGTCCTCTCTATACAGCAGGATTATGTCCTCTCTATACAGCACGATATGTCCTCTCTATACATTTAAGCCCATATCCAGTCTTAAGAGTTCAGGTGGATGGCTTGTGCgtactccccctcttcctcttccagtGCTGTAGTGCTGAGTCTGTGACCGTTACcgggaggtacacacacactgctcctcctcttctgcctcctccagctgctgctcttcctctccttcctcatgtCCCCCAGAGACATGTAGGAGGAGACTGTGTTCCGCAAGCCAAAGCTGATCATAGAGTCTCTGTTGCCGGGGTAACGATGAGGCTGATCTGTCAGCTCCGAGCTGGGGTTAGAATAGATATGATGCAGCGTTAGTATATGGAGTTAGCCTGTTATCTATCACTGATAAACTACATTGAAAGCTAAACTCAAAAATAAGCTCAAACACATATGTAATTGTCAGACTCCATGAAACTcccagagagggatggatggggagaaacaaggttagagagagagggactgaaggCGGGAGAGAGGGACTGAAGGCGGGAGAGAGTGACTGAAGGCGGGAGAGAGGGGCTGAAGGCGGGAGAGAGGGGCTGAAGGCGGGAGAGAGGGGCTGAAGGCGGGAGAGAGGGGCTGAAGGCGGGAGAGAGGGGCTGAAGGCGGGAGAGAGGGGCTGAAGGCGGGAGAGAGGGGCTGAAGGCGGGAGAGAGGGGCTGaaggcgggagagaggggggctgaaggcgggagagaggggggctgaaggcgggagagagggggactgaaggcgggagagaggggggctgaaggcgggagagaggggggctgaaggcgggagagagggggactgaaggcgggagagagggggactgaaggcgggagagagggggactgaaggcgggagagagggggactgaaggcgggagagagggggactgaaggcgggagagagggggactgaaggcgggagagagggggactgaaggcgggagagaggggaaaaagaggTCAACGTTAGAGAAAGATGTACCTGTTGACGTCTTTCCAGTCGAAGTTGTTGTGCATCACCACAGGGGGTGCCTGGGAGGCCAGGTTGAGGTTGCCATTGGTTACAGCCTGACAGGGGGTGGTGAGAATACAGCACAGGCCGTCTGCACAATCTGTCAAAGAGGAGGGGCCACTGTCGTTACCAGAGGAGGGGCCACTGTCGTTACCAGAGGAGGGGCCACTGTCGTTACCAGAGGAGGGGCCACTGTCGTTACCAGAGGAGGGGCCACTGTCGTTACCAGAGGAGGGGCCACTGTCGTTACCAGAGGAGGGGCCACTGTCGTTACCAGAGGAGGGGCCACTGTCGTTACCAGAGGAGGGGCCACTGTCGTTACCAGAGGAGGGGCCACTGTCGTTACCAGAGGAGGGGCCACTGTCGTTACCAGAGGAGGGGCCACTGTCGTTACCAGAGGAGGGGCCTCTGTCGTTACCAGAGGGGCCACCGTCTTTTCCAGAAACCATACACAGCTATCTGGTGGTTATAACCAGTTAGCTACCAGAAACCATACACAGCTATCCTGTGGTTATAACCAGTTAGCTACCAGAAACCATACACAGCTATCCTGTGGTTATAACCAGTTAGCTACCAGAAACCATACAcagtgactaaaatgtaaatgtacaaggACACATTAATGACACAAGGAGAGAACTAGAGCTGAATATCTTCCACATCCTCAAAATAGCCAACTTCAGAAATGTACCTCGACCCCAGTGTACAGCTCATATGACTCCACTCAGGGAAtatagtacagcagcagtacagtgCATTGGAGTTGGTGCGGCTTGAAAGAGTCAATAATTCCACGTTAGAAAGTAATAACTACCGGTGGTGTCACGAGTTCACAAATAATGACTAGTTCCAGCCCTTAAAATAATACTATACTTATCAGCTCATCGTTCCTATAAATAGGTTCACATAGAGTCTACATCTGTTTGACTTTAATGTCAGATTGTAATATTCATCAGATATGTTGGCGTCCCGGAAAAAAAACTCTtagcaaaataaaataaataaatagatgtATTTTCAGATATGGCTATTGTCAGACATGATGCCTCCAAATCATTCACGTTTCACAGATTATGAAGGGGGGATGACTACTTTAATCATTCACCTTTCACAGATTATGAAAGGGGATGACTACTTTAGTCATGAACCTTTCACAGATTATGAAAGGGGATGACTACTTTAGTCATGAACCTTTCACAGATTATGAAAGGGGATGACTACTTTAGTCATGAACCTTTCACAGATTATGAAGGGGGATGACTACTTTAGTCATGAACCTTACACAGATTATGAAAGGGGATGACTACTTTAGTCATGAAGCTTTCACAGATTATGAAAGGGGATGACTACTTTAGTCATGAAGCTTTCACAGATTATGAAAGGGGATGACTACTTTAGTCATGAACCTTTCACAGATTATGAAGGGGGATGACTACGTTAGTCATGAACCTTTCACAGATTATGAACGGGGATGATTACTTTAGTCATGAACCTTTCACAGATTATGAACGGGGATGATTACTTTcaatttatgtaaaaaaaatatatatatatatatagaaaaagtGAGGTACAAGGTTTACGATGAATAGATTTAATGTCAATGTCCAATGTGATTGTTATTTACCAGAGTAGTGGTTGACGAGGTCCTCTAGACACTGGAAGGTTAGACCAGGAGAGATGTAGTACCAGTTGTTGGGAAGGCGGATAATACGATAGTGTACCATAACCCTGTGCCGTACAGACAGGGTATACACTCCTACAACACCACACAGGCAAAGGAAAAACAAGACGTTATCACATCTGTTTCTAAAGTTGCTTCGGTTTTGGTTGATCATTTTCAGTAGCTGATGTGAGAGAGTCTATCGGCAGTCCTGTAGTCAAAGTTTAGTACTCCATCTTTTATATGTACCATTTATTTAGGACATTTAGCGGACACCTTTATCctaagtgacttacagtagttgTTGGTTGCGTACCCACAACCATCGCGGTGTGAGCACCATGCTCTACAAACGGAGCACCACAAGAGCACCACAGGAGCACCTAAATTCCATTTAATTTACGGTACAGACGTCTGTCTCGAGGCCACTTACCTTTTTGACTTTCTCTTATCATGAAGGAGCCAGCTCTGTTTCCGGGCAGACGAAGCAGTTCCTCTGCTTTGGGTCGGGCCACCCCTTCAAACAACCAGCTAAATGAATTACAGAATACAATTCAACCATATTCATAAAGCATGCATTTTCATGGCCTTAGAACCCAGATAAAACAACCAGCTATGAATAAAGATTAAAACATTACCACCGGCTGTTTTAATCATAATGGTATCGTAGATGCTATCACCTTCACCTTTTCAGAACACCAAGCATTAAACCATTATCGTCAGCTATAATCCGACACTGGACTAGGAAAGTGTCAAATTAGTATATCtttaattatttatatttttttacttatctttatttttttacttaacacttatttctcttaaaactgcattgttggttaagggcttgtaagtaagcatttcactgtaaggtctacacacctgttgtattcggcgcatgtgacaaataaaaattggaTTTGAACGTGATTAGATGTAGGAGGCAGATGCCATGGCAGTAGACTAGTGTCAGGTAGGTTAGTGTTGCTGTGAGTTCACCTACCCGTGATAGACCTTGGCAGTAGACTAGTGTCAGGTAGGTTAGTGTTGCTGTGAGTTCACCTACCCGTGATAGACCTTGGCAGTAGACTAGTGTCAGGTAGGTTAGTGTTGCTGTGAGTTCACCTACCCGTGATAGACCTTGGCAGTAGACTAGTGTCAGGTAGGTTAGTGTTGCTGTGAGTTCACCTACCCGTGATAGACCTTGGCAGTAGACTAGTGTCAGGTAGGTTAGTGTTGCTGTGAGTTCACCTACCCGTGATAGACCTTGGCAGTAGACTAGTGTCAGGTAGGTTAGTGTTGCTGTGAGTTCACCTACCCGTGATAGACCTTGGCAGTAGACTAGTGTCAGGTAGGTTAGTGTTGCTGTGAGTTCACCTACCCGTGATAGACCTTGGCAGTAGACTAGTGTCAGGTAGGTTAGTGTTGCTGTGAGTTCACCTACCCGTGATAGACCTTGGCAGTAGACTAGTGTCAGGTAGGTTAGTGTTGCTGTGAGTTCACCTACCCGTGATAGACCTTGGCAGTAGACTAGTGTCAGGTAGGTTAGTGTTGCTGTGAGTTCACCTACCCGTGATAGACCTTGGCAGTAGACTAGTGTCAGGTAGGTTAGTGTTGCTGTGAGTTCACCTACCCGTGATAGACCTTGGCAGTAGACTAGTGTCAGGTAGGTTAGTGTTGCTGTGAGTTCACCTACCCGTGATAGACCTTGGCAGTAGACTAGTGTCAGGTAGGTTAGTGTTGCTGTGAGTTCACCTACCCGTGATAGACCTTGGCAGTAGACTAGTGTCAGGTAGGTTAGTGTTGCTGTGAGTTCACCTACCCGTGATAGACCTTGGCAGTAGACTAGTGTCAGGTAGGTTAGTGTTGCTGTGAGTTCACCTACCCGTGATAGACCTTGGCAGTAGACTAGTGTCAGGTAGGTTAGTGTTGCTGTGAGTTCACCTACCCGTGATAGACCTTGGCAGTAGACTAGTGTCAGGTAGGTTAGTGTTGCTGTGAGTTCACCTACCCGTGATAGACCTTGGCAGTAGACTAGTGTCAGGTAGGTTAGTGTTGCTGTGAGTTCACCTACCCGTGATAGACCTTGGCCACATGGTTATTAGGGATGTAGTTCTCATATCCTGTTTGGACAGAACGAGCCCTCCACCAGTAACCCTCCCTGACAGAAGAGAAGAAACAGGGGAAGAAGGAGAGtgagtcccaaatagcaccctattccttatttagtgcactgTAATAGACCaaaggggctctggtcaaaagtagaattGTTCAGATTTGAGCCCTGTCTCTGTCAGTCTAGTCAAACAGATCAGCTCTTAGAGGAGGTGATGTTGTGTTGAGGGACTGAATGTGGAAGACTaggtctgcgtcccaaattgccCCCTagtccctagatagtgcactacgtttgaccaggactcatagggctctggtcaaaagtagggcactatctagggactagggtgctatttgggacacatttCTTAGATTCAGTTGGGTTCAGTCACTCACTCTGCCAggagtctcagtctctctcctatcctGAAGAGTGGCATGCTGACGTCTGCTGAGGGGTAGTCAGATAAGACTACCAGGCTTTCACTAACGTCTGCTGAGGGGTAGTCAGAAAGGACTCTCAGGGTATCGTTGTCTGGAGAGAAGAGAAACTATAATCATTTATTTTACAGCATATTAGATAACGGTCATTCATATTcaattcacccagttcaatgtaacatcgataggtttaggctactacatgatgctCTGATTTCCccaatacccatcatgaggtttctacaacctagcctatgaattaaagtttacaatggtaggtgcacaggtcgagaaaaatgtgagtaatcaaggtgacagacagtgacacattcattaCCCCCTtgcacactctggcctgcatctagctgatctagggtgtaatcagttgcaaacaagagtttctattggacaaattcaggtgcATTTATCCCCGTTTCTTTccttttgcttccgtttaagaaatgttttcaacagaattggcggaatgaatacacccctgatcacatgcaATCAGTTctctttcatagcagccacatacaaacagcataatTCCTTTGAAAGTTGTATAACTCATTGCATCctacactctctcctcctctcaccttttcccttcgcttgtggacttcagtgcacaatacATCAGCTgactgtgaccaggtgaaaacacCTTTCCAAACGCCATGTACTGGTGTACTATCTCAATTTGACccgtttctcacagcaggaaaataatcctgcagcatcaggaaatgtaaattattatgtggtttataattaatggacatttttgtagggttgatacatttttagttAGGAACAATGAAGTCTGACATggtaaagtggaaattacaaatgttagaagcctttttaaacctcgaaTAGACAACAATTTGCATTTCCTTCCGCAAAGGAAAATTCTCTGACAACAGGGCGAAAAAATTAAGAGAG is part of the Salvelinus fontinalis isolate EN_2023a chromosome 6, ASM2944872v1, whole genome shotgun sequence genome and harbors:
- the LOC129856960 gene encoding src-like-adapter is translated as MGNIRTSPVSMPANGEDTNTSSDPFLRNNDTLRVLSDYPSADVSESLVVLSDYPSADVSMPLFRIGERLRLLAEEGYWWRARSVQTGYENYIPNNHVAKVYHGWLFEGVARPKAEELLRLPGNRAGSFMIRESQKGVYTLSVRHRVMVHYRIIRLPNNWYYISPGLTFQCLEDLVNHYSDCADGLCCILTTPCQAVTNGNLNLASQAPPVVMHNNFDWKDVNSSELTDQPHRYPGNRDSMISFGLRNTVSSYMSLGDMRKERKSSSWRRQKRRSSVCVPPGNGHRLSTTALEEEEGEYAQAIHLNS